One part of the Vitis riparia cultivar Riparia Gloire de Montpellier isolate 1030 chromosome 6, EGFV_Vit.rip_1.0, whole genome shotgun sequence genome encodes these proteins:
- the LOC117917064 gene encoding glucan endo-1,3-beta-glucosidase-like, producing MAAKLPSLLLLLVLFHNLSAVYSIGVNYGTVADNLASPSEVAAFIKDKTIFDRVKIFDTNPDIINAFANTGIGLTVTVVNLDIPKLVHPNEATNWVATNIVPFYQKTKINYICVGNEITMSGISDLIVNLVPAMKAIHAALQAAGINDIKVTTPHPFSIMASSSPPSSGKFAMEFEQSLLIPMLQFHRETNSPFTVNPYPYFAYSGDLRNFLLFGENEGAHDQATGLTYTNMFDAMVDSVYSAMKSAGFGDVSLVVGETGWSSVGDPGRGIGMEEAKLYNANLIKHITSGKGTPLMPGKPLETYIFALFNENQKPGPSEQNFGLLKPDFSPVYESGCLRGGQQEQEFETAQPLEGEKTWCVPKRGAPIASLQLNLDFACATGVDCTAIQKGGDCSIPYSVWSHASYAMNSYYQSHGRTMESCDFKNTGRVTTINPSYAQCIYLS from the exons ATGGCGGCAAAACTACCgtctctcctcctcctcctcgtTCTCTTCCACAACTTGTCTGCCGTGTATTCAATTGGAGTCAACTACGGCACTGTCGCAGACAACCTGGCATCACCATCTGAAGTGGCGGCCTTTATCAAAGATAAAACCATCTTTGACAGAGTGAAGATCTTCGACACCAACCCCGATATCATCAACGCGTTCGCCAACACTGGCATTGGCTTGACTGTCACCGTCGTCAATTTGGATATCCCCAAACTCGTTCACCCCAACGAGGCTACTAACTGGGTCGCCACCAACATCGTCCCATTCtaccaaaaaaccaaaatcaacTACATCTGTGTTGGTAACGAGATCACCATGTCCGGCATTAGTGACCTCATCGTAAACCTCGTTCCGGCGATGAAGGCGATCCACGCGGCTCTACAAGCCGCTGGCATCAATGACATTAAGGTCACAACTCCTCACCCTTTCAGTATAATGGCCAGCTCCAGCCCACCCAGCTCTGGTAAATTTGCGATGGAATTCGAACAGAGCTTATTGATCCCGATGCTCCAATTTCACCGGGAAACCAACTCTCCGTTCACGGTGAACCCCTACCCCTACTTTGCATACTCTGGGGATCTCAGGAACTTCTTGTTGTTCGGTGAAAACGAGGGCGCACACGACCAGGCAACTGGGCTTACCTACACTAACATGTTCGATGCTATGGTCGACTCTGTTTACTCCGCCATGAAGAGCGCGGGTTTCGGCGACGTCAGCCTTGTTGTGGGCGAAACCGGGTGGTCGTCGGTGGGTGACCCCGGCAGAGGTATTGGGATGGAGGAAGCCAAACTTTATAACGCAAACCTCATCAAGCATATTACCTCCGGCAAAGGGACGCCACTGATGCCTGGAAAACCCTTGGAAACCTACATTTTCGCTTTGTTCAACGAGAACCAGAAACCGGGCCCTTCAGAGCAGAATTTTGGGCTGTTGAAACCCGACTTCAGTCCCGTCTACGAGTCGGGTTGTTTACGAGGAGGCCAGCAAGAGCAGGAATTTGAGACAGCCCAG CCTCTTGAAGGGGAGAAAACATGGTGCGTTCCTAAACGCGGCGCCCCCATTGCCTCGCTGCAGTTGAATTTAGACTTTGCATGCGCCACCGGTGTGGATTGCACAGCGATACAAAAGGGAGGGGATTGCTCCATCCCCTACAGCGTGTGGTCACATGCAAGCTACGCCATGAACAGTTACTATCAAAGCCATGGTCGCACCATGGAGAGCTGCGATTTCAAGAACACCGGAAGAGTCACCACTATCAACCCCA GTTATGCACAGTGTATCTACCTTTCTTGA
- the LOC117915819 gene encoding target of rapamycin complex subunit LST8-like gives MAQPSVILATASYDHTIRFWEAESGRCYRTIQYPESNVNRLDITPNKKYLAAAGNPHIRLFDINSSGHQPIMSYDSHTNNVTAVGFQCDGNWMYSGSEDGTVKIWDLRAPGCQREYESRAAVNTVVLHPNQTELISGDQNGNIRVWDLIANSCSCELVPEEDTAVRSLTVMWDGSLVVAANNRGTCYVWRLLRGTQTMTNFEPLHKLQAHSGYILKCLLSPELCDPQRYLATASSDHTVKIWNVDGFTLEKTLIGHQRWVWDCVFSANGEYLITASSDTTARLWTLSTAEAIRVFNGHHKATVCCALNDGPEYLSS, from the exons ATGGCCCAACCATCAGTGATCCTCGCTACGGCCAGCTACGATCACACAATCAGGTTCTGGGAAGCCGAGAGTGGTCGGTGCTATAGGACTATTCAGTACCCAGAATCT AATGTCAATCGACTTGATATAACCCCAAATAAGAAGTACTTGGCTGCAGCTGGAAATCCCCACATTCGACTATTTGACATAAACTCCAGTGGCCACCAACCT ATCATGAGCTATGATTCACATACCAACAATGTCACAGCAGTGGGGTTTCAATGTGATGGAAATTGGATGTATTCTGGTTCTGAAGACGGCACGGTAAAGATTTgggatttgag GGCTCCAGGGTGTCAACGGGAATATGAAAGCCGTGCAGCTGTTAACACCGTTGTCCTGCATCCAAATCAG ACAGAACTAATATCTGGAGACCAAAATGGAAATATTCGAGTTTGGGATTTGATAGCAAATTCATGCAGCTGTGAATTG GTACCAGAAGAAGATACAGCTGTGCGCTCTCTAACTGTAATGTGGGATGGGAGCTTGGTTGTGGCTGCAAATAATCGTGGAACATGCTATGTCTGGCGCTTGCTGCGAGGGACCCAG ACTATGACCAATTTTGAGCCGCTTCATAAACTTCAAGCACACAGTGGCTACATTCTTAAGTGTTTGCTCTCACCTGAGCTCTGTGACCCTCAACG ATATCTGGCTACAGCATCATCTGATCATACTGTTAAGATATGGAATGTGGATGGTTTCACCTTAGAGAAAACTCTAATTG GACACCAACGGTGGGTTTGGGACTGTGTCTTTTCTGCTAATGGTGAATATCTAATCACAG CTTCCTCGGATACAACGGCCAGACTTTGGACACTGTCAACTGCAGAAGCCATCCGAGTGTTCAATGGGCACCACAAAGCAACAGTGTGTTGTGCCCTCAACGATGGCCCTGAATATTTGTCTTCTTGA